In Calditerrivibrio sp., the following are encoded in one genomic region:
- the corA gene encoding magnesium/cobalt transporter CorA: protein MVKIYAFVNSNFKVFNLSEDNLDDIPSKEELIWVDMFSPSTEEFKFLEKFYEIEFPTKQETEEIEISSRYWESEKDITINSYFLVVDGDAGHNETVTFILQDNFLVTIRYRELRTFGECLKKMIANPSTFKDGSYILSAIFEARIDLDADILENLSKNVSNLRKKLFANDISDEDILESIYHYENLNTNIRDSLIDKQRIISSLLKSHKLTDLIKNNFRIMIKDVNSLIDYTRYNFDRLDYIQNIFLGLLNIEQNKVIKIFTVVNVIFLPPTLVASIYGMNFEFFPEIHWRYGYLFAWVVMIASAVLPVYIFKKKGWL from the coding sequence ATGGTTAAAATCTACGCATTTGTTAATTCCAATTTCAAGGTGTTCAACCTTAGTGAAGATAATTTAGATGATATTCCTTCCAAAGAAGAGCTCATCTGGGTAGATATGTTTTCACCTTCAACGGAAGAGTTTAAATTTTTAGAGAAGTTTTATGAGATAGAATTCCCGACTAAGCAGGAGACCGAGGAGATTGAGATTAGTTCTCGATATTGGGAATCCGAAAAGGATATAACAATAAACAGTTATTTTCTTGTAGTAGACGGGGATGCTGGTCATAATGAAACGGTGACATTTATTTTACAGGATAATTTCTTGGTTACGATAAGATATCGAGAGCTAAGAACTTTTGGTGAGTGTCTTAAAAAGATGATTGCAAACCCTTCTACATTTAAAGATGGTTCTTATATCTTGTCTGCTATTTTTGAGGCTAGAATAGATTTAGATGCTGATATTCTTGAAAATCTATCTAAAAATGTTTCCAACCTGAGGAAAAAGCTTTTCGCCAATGATATCTCTGATGAGGATATCTTGGAATCTATTTACCATTATGAGAACTTAAACACCAATATTAGGGATAGTCTAATCGATAAACAAAGGATTATATCATCACTTTTAAAATCCCATAAATTAACGGATCTTATTAAAAATAACTTCAGAATCATGATTAAAGATGTGAACTCTCTTATAGACTATACAAGATATAACTTTGACAGATTGGACTATATCCAAAATATCTTTCTGGGCTTGCTGAATATTGAACAAAACAAGGTCATAAAGATATTTACTGTGGTAAACGTAATATTTTTACCACCAACATTGGTGGCAAGTATCTATGGTATGAATTTCGAGTTTTTCCCTGAGATTCATTGGAGGTATGGCTATCTATTTGCATGGGTGGTCATGATAGCCTCGGCAGTTTTGCCTGTCTATATTTTTAAGAAAAAGGGGTGGCTATAA
- a CDS encoding ClpXP protease specificity-enhancing factor SspB, whose protein sequence is MTDMLNDSMNTIKKEIFNMLIQRGDKFYMNIHPVNDLIVGKRGLTENEKEMGLLLVFTRTSYKNLTTDKHYICCQMSFNGIWEDLSIPIYAINYIVDDLNNPNFVFKFKIGKPNSSTTKPNKNQNRPNLKIVK, encoded by the coding sequence ATGACAGATATGTTAAATGATTCCATGAATACCATCAAAAAAGAGATCTTTAACATGCTAATCCAGAGAGGCGATAAATTTTATATGAATATACATCCCGTCAATGATCTTATAGTAGGTAAAAGGGGATTAACAGAAAACGAGAAAGAGATGGGGCTACTACTTGTCTTCACAAGGACCTCGTATAAAAATTTGACCACAGACAAACATTACATATGCTGCCAAATGAGCTTCAATGGAATATGGGAAGACCTTAGTATCCCAATATATGCGATAAATTACATTGTCGATGATTTAAATAATCCAAACTTCGTGTTTAAATTTAAAATAGGTAAACCCAACTCCTCTACCACAAAACCAAACAAAAACCAAAATAGACCGAATCTAAAGATAGTAAAATAG
- a CDS encoding cytochrome c family protein yields the protein MKKLAILFSIMAISVVAFANPETIDLSKSFKVDKPTKKAVVFPHKAHQAKNQCTDCHMDAKGGKDLKAANGQKLVPGEVKGVKNAIHENFCFPCHEKKQVKNGKSCTTCHK from the coding sequence ATGAAAAAATTAGCTATTCTATTTTCTATTATGGCAATATCAGTAGTTGCCTTTGCAAACCCTGAAACAATCGACTTGAGCAAATCTTTCAAAGTGGACAAGCCAACCAAAAAGGCAGTAGTATTCCCCCACAAAGCTCATCAGGCAAAGAACCAGTGCACCGACTGCCACATGGATGCCAAAGGCGGTAAAGACTTAAAAGCTGCCAATGGTCAAAAGTTAGTTCCAGGTGAAGTAAAAGGTGTCAAAAATGCTATTCATGAAAACTTTTGCTTCCCATGTCATGAAAAGAAACAAGTTAAAAACGGTAAGTCTTGTACAACATGTCACAAATAA
- a CDS encoding sigma-54 dependent transcriptional regulator, which translates to MRILIIDDEKNICTSIKNIVEDEGYEATFALTYSDGMEKLKLYDFDVLFLDIWLPDKDGMEGLKEIKKAYPDLEVVMISGHGNIESAVDSVKLGAYDFLEKPLSFERIILILKHLNEKMSLKNDIKELKSNEIAKYQLIGESKYIKELQNTIEKVASTNAWVLITGENGTGKEHVARLIHLMSKRSQHKFVPVNCAAIPSELIESELFGYEKGAFTGAVSQKIGKFELADKGTIFLDEIGDMDLTVQAKLLRVLESGEFSRVGGNEIIKSDFRLISATNRDLQTEIENNNFREDLYYRIGVVPIYVEPLRKRREDIPILVKHFVRNACSTNGIPLKSVSDSLMEIFINYDWPGNVRQLKNIIERIVVLSDSDLLDSSDAPEILLKKGTAYDNFISDTEGSLKSAKENFEKYYILNILKKCEWNISKAARVLEIERTYLHKKIKFYNLESLRGYDENGK; encoded by the coding sequence ATGAGGATCTTAATAATTGATGATGAAAAGAATATATGTACTTCTATTAAGAATATTGTAGAAGATGAAGGGTATGAGGCAACATTTGCTTTGACTTATAGTGATGGTATGGAGAAATTAAAGTTGTATGATTTTGATGTGCTGTTTTTAGATATTTGGCTACCTGATAAAGATGGAATGGAAGGGTTAAAGGAGATCAAAAAGGCTTATCCCGATCTTGAAGTGGTAATGATAAGTGGTCATGGGAATATAGAAAGTGCAGTGGATTCTGTGAAGTTGGGAGCATACGATTTTCTTGAGAAACCACTCTCCTTTGAACGTATCATTTTAATTTTAAAGCATCTCAATGAAAAGATGTCTCTTAAAAATGATATCAAAGAGTTAAAGAGCAATGAAATTGCTAAGTATCAGCTTATTGGTGAGAGCAAATACATAAAAGAGCTCCAGAATACCATCGAAAAAGTAGCTTCCACTAATGCTTGGGTGCTCATAACAGGAGAGAATGGAACAGGTAAAGAGCATGTTGCACGACTTATACATCTTATGAGTAAAAGATCTCAGCATAAATTTGTGCCGGTAAACTGTGCCGCTATACCCTCAGAACTTATAGAAAGTGAGCTTTTTGGCTATGAAAAAGGGGCATTTACAGGTGCCGTAAGTCAAAAAATAGGGAAGTTTGAGCTTGCGGATAAAGGTACTATATTTTTAGATGAAATTGGGGATATGGACCTGACTGTTCAGGCCAAACTCTTAAGGGTGTTGGAAAGTGGGGAGTTTTCGAGGGTTGGGGGTAATGAGATTATAAAATCCGATTTCAGGCTGATTTCTGCTACAAATAGGGATCTGCAGACGGAAATAGAAAACAACAATTTCAGAGAGGACCTTTACTATAGAATAGGCGTTGTTCCCATTTATGTCGAACCATTGAGAAAGAGGAGGGAAGATATCCCTATACTTGTGAAACATTTTGTTAGGAATGCCTGTTCCACCAATGGTATACCACTTAAATCTGTTTCTGATTCTTTAATGGAGATATTTATAAACTATGATTGGCCGGGTAATGTAAGGCAGTTAAAAAACATAATAGAGCGTATAGTGGTGTTATCTGATTCTGATTTGTTGGATTCTTCGGATGCTCCAGAAATCCTACTGAAAAAGGGAACTGCTTATGATAATTTTATCTCGGATACAGAAGGTTCGTTGAAGTCAGCTAAAGAGAATTTTGAAAAATATTATATCCTCAATATCCTAAAAAAATGTGAATGGAATATATCTAAAGCTGCAAGAGTGCTTGAGATCGAAAGAACTTACCTACATAAAAAGATTAAGTTTTATAACCTTGAGTCGCTAAGGGGGTATGATGAAAATGGGAAATGA
- a CDS encoding DNA repair protein RecO codes for MGVVKTRGIIYRIVKYSEKSAICHVFTEDKGKIKIFIPNAYGRHRTLQKLYPSEIGYVYKETTDLHRFLEIEYLHKYSFFHECVPLYFRLNLFFEIVDHLLPYDYVLEELWRYLMGLNTKNYKKGIFFMIMFIMDKAGLIRHGECCLCGLSVYEGCICKKCVGPSDRSLTTILSLYYKKDLLKQAVFDDILFFKFLKDYLKRNNILLRSVDAITELDSFI; via the coding sequence ATGGGTGTTGTTAAAACAAGGGGTATTATTTACAGAATAGTCAAGTACTCGGAAAAATCTGCTATTTGTCATGTTTTTACCGAAGATAAAGGTAAGATCAAAATATTCATACCAAATGCCTATGGGAGACATAGAACATTACAAAAATTATATCCATCTGAAATCGGTTATGTTTACAAAGAGACCACAGATCTCCACAGATTTCTGGAGATAGAATATCTTCATAAGTATAGTTTTTTCCATGAATGTGTTCCCCTCTACTTTCGATTAAACCTTTTTTTTGAAATCGTAGATCATCTTTTGCCTTATGATTATGTCTTGGAAGAGCTTTGGAGATACCTCATGGGTCTTAACACTAAAAATTACAAAAAAGGTATATTTTTTATGATAATGTTTATTATGGATAAGGCTGGTCTTATTAGGCATGGGGAATGTTGCCTCTGTGGGTTGAGTGTATATGAAGGCTGTATTTGTAAAAAGTGTGTCGGCCCATCAGATCGTTCTTTAACTACTATTTTGTCACTATATTATAAAAAAGATCTTTTAAAACAAGCTGTATTTGATGATATACTTTTCTTTAAGTTTTTAAAGGACTATCTTAAAAGGAATAACATTTTGTTAAGATCAGTGGATGCGATAACCGAACTAGATAGTTTTATTTGA
- a CDS encoding ATP-binding protein: MVSNISVSNHIVSSNFPWYSNIAIFLIINVNLVLLLILAVVIFRNIGKLFLERKSSIYGAKLKTKLVVFSALLTILPVVVVFLLSNSIINKSIDKWFDAQIELSLKSSVELYQEYQEQIKSEVIQQAKVLSQLIASKGFIYNENFPLLKDFAKELINSKRADGLIIYKALRIVIINEDVSDFLYKHIGEQELSRVLDGEDVNKMIVSESEQVYISGSPLMVNNNVVGALFIYKRIPNNQLAKASRILTSYENYKQLKVFSQPIKHSYKILLFLMTLLVSFAGIWGSIVYAKNITTPLEKLLKAYNEVEKGNLNIYLEKSGDDEVSMLIESFNHMVLKLKEHTEELNAKNKALSEMFVQISKDNQYIDTIFKNVGAAIFLFDNRLKALKINHAAKVFIDDKLKLNEKIATHIRDFVKSNVNEKTIQVEINIRNDIRTYSLGMTKLYTEDGRLDNIIVVIDDITDVVYVQRVNIWRDIATRMAHEIKNPLTPIKLNAERIYHKVKDLSDEKLKGIISEGMQTIINEVSELQKLVAEFNDFARLPALKKERFQFIELINSVLSMYKEGFPDVVFSVMCDEHYFIYADRMQIKRVLVNLISNALHAIKNKGLISISVIEFENYYEIVVADNGHGIPEDELGRIFLPYFSKRPDGTGLGLAIVKKIVDEHGGKIYAKSEVGEWTKIIIELPKGEMYEDLNN, encoded by the coding sequence TTGGTCTCAAATATATCGGTAAGCAATCATATCGTAAGTAGTAATTTCCCATGGTACTCTAATATAGCAATATTTTTAATAATAAATGTGAATCTGGTTTTATTGCTGATACTTGCGGTGGTTATCTTCAGAAATATTGGTAAACTGTTTCTTGAAAGAAAGAGTAGCATTTATGGTGCAAAACTCAAAACAAAGCTTGTTGTTTTTTCTGCTCTATTAACGATTTTACCTGTTGTAGTTGTATTTTTGTTGTCTAATAGCATAATAAATAAAAGTATCGATAAATGGTTTGATGCACAGATAGAGCTATCGCTTAAAAGCTCTGTAGAGCTTTATCAAGAGTACCAGGAACAGATAAAATCTGAGGTTATTCAACAGGCAAAGGTTTTATCTCAGCTTATTGCTTCAAAGGGATTTATCTATAATGAAAACTTTCCTCTGTTAAAGGATTTTGCAAAGGAGCTCATAAATAGTAAAAGAGCAGATGGTTTGATAATATATAAGGCGTTAAGAATAGTTATAATAAATGAAGATGTTAGTGATTTCTTATACAAACATATCGGTGAACAAGAACTATCTCGAGTTTTAGATGGTGAAGATGTTAATAAGATGATCGTATCAGAATCGGAACAGGTGTATATATCAGGGTCTCCTCTGATGGTGAATAATAATGTGGTGGGGGCTTTGTTTATCTATAAAAGGATCCCTAATAATCAGTTGGCTAAAGCTTCGAGGATACTTACATCTTATGAAAATTACAAACAACTAAAAGTCTTTTCCCAGCCTATTAAACACTCTTATAAAATTCTTCTCTTTTTGATGACTCTATTGGTATCTTTTGCTGGTATTTGGGGTAGTATTGTATATGCTAAAAATATTACTACCCCCCTTGAGAAGCTTTTAAAGGCCTACAATGAGGTGGAAAAAGGTAATCTAAACATATATCTTGAGAAAAGTGGGGATGATGAGGTATCGATGCTTATTGAATCGTTCAATCACATGGTTCTAAAGCTAAAGGAACACACTGAAGAGCTCAATGCTAAAAATAAGGCTCTTTCGGAGATGTTTGTGCAGATTTCAAAGGATAACCAATATATAGATACAATTTTTAAAAATGTAGGTGCAGCAATTTTCCTTTTTGACAATAGATTAAAAGCTTTAAAAATAAACCATGCTGCAAAAGTGTTTATAGATGATAAGCTTAAACTGAATGAAAAGATTGCTACACATATTAGAGATTTTGTAAAATCTAATGTAAATGAAAAAACTATACAGGTGGAGATTAATATCAGGAATGATATAAGAACATATAGTTTAGGTATGACAAAATTATATACCGAAGATGGTAGACTTGATAATATCATTGTTGTCATTGATGATATTACTGATGTGGTGTATGTGCAGAGGGTAAATATTTGGAGAGATATTGCAACAAGGATGGCTCATGAAATAAAAAATCCACTTACTCCAATAAAGCTCAACGCAGAAAGGATCTATCATAAAGTCAAAGATTTAAGTGATGAAAAGTTAAAAGGTATCATATCGGAAGGGATGCAAACTATAATCAACGAAGTGAGTGAATTGCAAAAACTTGTGGCAGAGTTTAACGATTTTGCGAGGTTGCCTGCGTTAAAAAAAGAGAGGTTCCAATTTATTGAACTTATTAATTCTGTTTTAAGTATGTACAAAGAAGGGTTTCCTGATGTAGTATTTTCGGTAATGTGTGATGAACATTATTTTATTTATGCAGATAGAATGCAAATAAAAAGGGTTTTGGTAAACTTGATTTCAAATGCTTTACATGCTATTAAGAATAAGGGGCTTATCAGTATCTCAGTGATTGAGTTCGAAAACTATTACGAAATAGTTGTGGCGGATAATGGCCACGGTATTCCAGAGGATGAACTGGGTAGAATATTTTTGCCATATTTTAGTAAAAGACCAGATGGAACTGGGCTTGGTCTTGCAATTGTAAAAAAGATTGTTGATGAACATGGTGGTAAGATATATGCTAAAAGTGAAGTGGGGGAGTGGACCAAGATAATAATTGAGTTACCTAAAGGTGAGATGTATGAGGATCTTAATAATTGA